The genomic DNA AAAGCGCGAGCTCATACCCCAGAATTTCGACGCCAGCCGCTCCCACCACACAAGGAAATGATCCCATATGGAACGAAGCAGGTACGCATAGAGTGGTCGACAGAAGAAGTGTTAACGTCCAGAGACTAACGAGTCGAGCACAGGTTGTCCCATCTGCGCGCGCGAGTTCGTTGCACTTTATCGACACATTCGCAACGTCCACCATTACGAAGTCGAGCCCAATCGCCACGGCCAGTACCGCATCACGGGAGTGCGAGTCCAAGGTGCCAGTAGAAGTCAGCGAAGCAATACCTCGACCcaggcagcagcttcgaatcCGATTGTCCAGGTCGCTTCGATTGCTCCTGTTGGTCAGTCTGCAGACGATGGTGCGCGGCCACCAGATCACTACAACAACACCCCAGTTCTCCCTCCCGCAACCGCATCTCTCGAGCTTCAGAACGATGCCCCAGCTCCCAGCACTCTCACTCCGGCTGTAATCTCCAACCCTTTCCCCTATGGGCCGCCGGGGTCATATGGCCCAGCC from Cercospora beticola chromosome 3, complete sequence includes the following:
- a CDS encoding uncharacterized protein (antiSMASH:Cluster_10); translated protein: MSKPSRRPRFPEATPSAAIAPTKELQPKDSRTESASSYPRISTPAAPTTQGNDPIWNEAGCPICAREFVALYRHIRNVHHYEVEPNRHGQYRITGVRVQGASRSQRSNTSTQAAASNPIVQVASIAPVGQSADDGARPPDHYNNTPVLPPATASLELQNDAPAPSTLTPAVISNPFPYGPPGSYGPADEWLANVLTEDNRNHDRQARLAEQERQQQTMPIPSIQINGVKYDLQMLPDGPTPGQGPRMLE